The Raphanus sativus cultivar WK10039 chromosome 6, ASM80110v3, whole genome shotgun sequence sequence TTCACACTTGAGCGTTATCCTTATCGTTAGCGGAAATGATATATTATCtgttatcatatatattagtAGAAAAAATTCTGAAAACATTGTTACATTTATGATGTGCAGAGGGCACTGACATGACTGCTAGCAACCACCTACGCGTGGGACAGGTTTTCCCGAGCAAGGAGGATTTGAAGATGCATTTGACACTATACGCCATATCCAACAAGTTTAGGTTCTTAGTTAAGAAGTCCGAGCCAGGGAAAATGCTACTGGAATGTGTAGGAACAATTTGTGGCTGGAGGGTTTACGCCACAAAGATTGGGGGATGCTCAAGGTTTGAGATCTAGACGTTAGTGAACACAGCTGTTCGGTTGATGATAGGTGGGCTTTCCGTAGTCATGCAACTGCCTCGGTGATCAGCAATATGATCAGAAGAAGATACAGGGGTGTTGGAGGAGCCAGTCCCCGTCCAACCGCGCTTCGGGAGCTAATGAGGAGTGACCACCAAGTTCTTATCACATACTGGAAGGCATGGAGATCCCAGAGGAGGCAATCAGTCAAGGGGATGGGAGCGCAGAAACAGGATACCTCTCATTGCCATCTTACCTAGAGCAGGTGGCCCTTGCGAACCCTGGTTCCGTTGTTGCTTTAGAGACGACGCCGGGCCCTGATGGTGCTCAGCGTTTCAAATACATGTTCCTAGCATTCGGGGCAAGTGTGCAGGGATTTCAGTATATGAGGAAGGTCGTGATAATAGATGGTACGCACCTGAATGGGAAGTATGCGGGCTGTCTCCTAACAGCAAGCGCAAAGGACGGTAATTACCAGATATTCCCTCTAGGGTTTGGGATAGTTGAAAGTGAGAATGATCAGTCGTGGAGTTGGTTCTTCACCAACCTCAAACAATTAGTACCCGATGCTGAGGATCTGGTGTTCGTTTCAGATCGCCACACAGCTATTTACAGTGGCATCAGAAGGGCAAGTTTAAAGTATTTCTTGTAAAAGATAAAGTGTGCTTGTACGTAACTATTAATATTATCGGCTAATCAAGAAGTTATAAACTAGGAAGAGTTATATCGATCCAATAACAAAATTATCGGTTATGTTGAAATATTGCGTTTAACATGGACattttgattcaattaaacatgCAGATTTATCCTCAAGCAAGGCACTGTGCTTGCCTGATGCATCTCCAGCGAAATGTGCAGACCATATTCAAGAAGAAACACCTCCTATACCTGATATCGAGAGCAGCTAGCGCTTACCGTATAGAGGACTTCTGCATACACTTCAACAAGATAATGGTGGTCGACATTGCGTGTGCTGACTACTTGATAAGGATTGGTCTTGAGCATTGGGCAAGGTCGCACTTCCCAGGGGCTAGGTACAATATAATGACCAGCAACCTTACCGAGTCCCTCAACTCTGCTCTAGCAAGTGCCATAGAGTTTCTTATAGTCGCACTGGTTGAGTACATTCGTACTATGCTGATGGGGTGGTTTTCCTCAAGACGTGCCGCAGCAAATTCAACAGTTACCCCGTTAACTCCAAGGGTATCTGCTAACTTGGCTCGTAGCTTCTCGGTCTCTACTGGATATGGGGTTAGGCATATCATAAATGCAGAGTAGGAGGTCCAGGACGAAAAGAAAGTTTCAATATCCATGAAGCAAAGAAAAATACTCCAAACAAAGTCTGATCAGGATTACAGTACTAATGGTTCAACACTTAAAACTGTTATCGGCGAATTGAAATTGTTATCGGCTAACTGATTTAGGTTGCAGGTACAACACTTAGTCACTAATTACTGTTGTTAACATCCAACGATGTTGATACGTGTGACAAGTATAATAACATGTAAATGAAATAGTATAAAATACATAGGAGATGAACTTATTAAGCAAATATGGTTTCAATATCCATGAAGCAAAGAAAAATACCCCAAACAAAGTCTGATCAGGATTACAGTACTAATGGTTCAACACTTAAAAACGGTACACACAATGTTAGGTTTCAATGGGAGGGTTAGGGGCAATGTCAAGCTGTATCGGCCACATAAGGCCTACTCGAGATGTAGCTAAAGAATTTAACAACAAGCTGCTTTGCAGCTGAGGGGAGGACGCGTGGTGTAATGGCTTTGCAAGCATCAATACTTCCACCTAGATGAGCCTCGATAAGAACAACTGTCATGACCGCTGTGTCCGTCAGTGTGCTGGTCTGTGGGATCCCTTTGCAACGAGTAACTGGGTAAGGTTTAAGGGCCAGTGATGAATCGGCTTTGTTCAGGCTTCTTATGAGGTAGGGACACATGTTCGCAATCGGGGATAACTCCTTCTTGATCATGCTGTCTGACATCATCATTGTGTGCGAATCAAGAACGAGTAACGCGAAGGCCTTGCAGTCGATACAAACGCCAATCCAGTAGTTCTGGTTTATATTGAATGGGAAGTAGAACCTGTcaaaggtttaggatttgagcCGGCTGATAGGCACCTCAGCGTATTTGAGCCTGTGTCTCTCTTTCACGGCCGTCTTCACGAAATGTCTGTACTGTTTCATCAAGCCAGCAGGCAAGGCCGTGTCGAAAACAGCAACATTGTTGCCTTCCTCGATAGCCTCACTTCCAATGTAACCCATCGAAGCGTAACCTCTAATTGGGCAAAATAACAGTTAACAGATTTATTTGCCATTATTGTCATGTGTGTGGATCTAAGAGCGATGTTCAGGAAATCAAATGTTGAAACAGCAGTGTCCGGGCCAATGATTATTTCCCTACAAATGTAGGTTGGGAGTAAGTCAATGTAAAGAGAGTAAacgaaaaatatgaataaactTACTTCCGGGGGGTAACCTTCTCCAGCACATCCATGTAAAGCTTCTCCAATGCAAAAAAGCAGGGTTATTCCTGCGTTTATTTTGGGATCACACTGGAAATCATCAAGCACAACAGGTGGGATCCTAGGCCTC is a genomic window containing:
- the LOC108834609 gene encoding uncharacterized protein LOC108834609 codes for the protein MEIPEEAISQGDGSAETGYLSLPSYLEQVALANPGSVVALETTPGPDGAQRFKYMFLAFGASVQGFQYMRKVVIIDGTHLNGKYAGCLLTASAKDGNYQIFPLGFGIVESENDQSWSWFFTNLKQLVPDAEDLVFVSDRHTAIYSGIRRIYPQARHCACLMHLQRNVQTIFKKKHLLYLISRAASAYRIEDFCIHFNKIMVVDIACADYLIRIGLEHWARSHFPGARYNIMTSNLTESLNSALASAIEFLIVALVEYIRTMLMGWFSSRRAAANSTVTPLTPRVSANLARSFSVSTGYGVRHIINAE